In Chitinophaga sp. HK235, a single window of DNA contains:
- a CDS encoding beta-galactosidase, with amino-acid sequence MLKLNRRVLGLQLLLAFFLNGHISAMSMNRDTTKYFPHPDRIRYDGSCMTIDGKDIFIYSAAFHYFRCPQELWRDRFRKIKQAGFNTVETYIPWNWHERAMPANVNDTSKFDFRDLKAWLKMAQEEFGLYTIVRPGPFLCAEWSGGGYPRWLSLMGPGKGDLWLRSADPVHIKWSLHWLDAVSKVTAAEQVTRKKKGQKGVVLFQLENEYDAHDTPDKELFLKALYHTARSNGIEVPLFTCLTRECRASKDPELSQVFDCDNYYVDLTEAPSCAHRMVNLRKAQPDAPGMVTELQGGWFSLVSGRLSEENYSDARHLNAISLMSLLGGATGINYYMFYGGTHFAGWGARGMTTSYDYNAAIRENGAVGAKYEVAKGIGDFLRIYGSQLARATGGPCELQASGKLFGGVRVAPDGTRFVFLHNTDPEHAIKEKVTLVPGKIDKASAPMYNINQHGERVLIKDADTGSSGSITIDAFTIDADLPALGAGILVIPPGASPEKGQWWPKVAVTAARPVLDLKPIRIAFAKRTEDPAITAIWRPLPVAASLPALGISDFRYSLYRSVFQLTSADVRSEKYLLFNMFTRDVVSVTVNGVPAKRLFPDKADAQSWPTRDADQRISANEFDNRFEVAGLLKEGTNEIVVAYENLGHAHGYVPMEEPAGIRAGGLSVTDTLLSHPLNWDYAADVAGVTQNYCQPGFEASGWEKIALDTTGEIPRKGNRIQPKGIQTGLFTWYRIEFYLPDISPRIWVPWMARIHASGNGYMWLNGHNIGRHWETGPQREFYLPECWLNMGKQKKNVLVFGLRQTINGAQLHAVEIRPCVEDAAFKH; translated from the coding sequence ATGTTAAAGTTGAACAGAAGGGTCCTTGGTCTTCAGCTGCTGCTGGCATTTTTTTTAAATGGCCACATCAGTGCAATGAGCATGAATAGAGATACCACTAAATATTTTCCGCATCCGGACAGGATCCGCTATGATGGTAGTTGTATGACCATTGATGGGAAAGATATATTTATTTACAGTGCGGCCTTTCACTATTTCCGCTGCCCGCAGGAGCTGTGGAGGGATCGCTTCAGAAAAATAAAACAGGCGGGATTTAATACGGTAGAAACTTATATCCCCTGGAATTGGCATGAGCGTGCTATGCCGGCTAACGTTAATGACACTTCTAAGTTTGATTTCCGGGACCTGAAAGCATGGTTAAAAATGGCGCAGGAAGAGTTTGGTCTTTATACCATTGTACGCCCCGGACCATTTCTATGTGCAGAATGGTCGGGCGGTGGATATCCCCGCTGGCTAAGCCTGATGGGGCCGGGCAAGGGTGATCTCTGGTTGCGTAGTGCCGATCCCGTACATATCAAATGGTCACTGCATTGGTTGGATGCCGTATCGAAGGTGACAGCAGCAGAGCAGGTTACCCGGAAAAAGAAGGGACAGAAAGGAGTTGTCTTGTTCCAGCTGGAGAACGAATATGATGCACATGACACGCCTGATAAAGAGTTATTCTTAAAGGCATTGTACCATACGGCCAGGAGCAACGGTATTGAGGTACCGCTGTTTACCTGTCTCACAAGGGAATGCAGGGCCAGCAAGGATCCGGAGCTATCACAGGTGTTTGATTGCGACAACTATTATGTAGATCTGACGGAGGCGCCCAGTTGTGCGCACCGGATGGTGAACCTGCGCAAGGCCCAACCGGATGCGCCGGGTATGGTGACTGAATTGCAGGGTGGTTGGTTTTCACTGGTCAGTGGGCGACTGAGTGAAGAAAATTATTCTGATGCCCGTCATTTAAATGCTATCAGCTTAATGTCGCTGCTGGGGGGCGCTACAGGGATCAACTATTATATGTTTTATGGAGGCACTCATTTCGCCGGATGGGGTGCGAGGGGAATGACTACCAGCTATGATTACAATGCGGCTATCCGGGAAAACGGAGCAGTGGGAGCCAAATATGAGGTGGCAAAAGGTATAGGCGATTTTCTCCGCATATATGGCAGCCAATTGGCTCGTGCAACGGGTGGTCCCTGCGAGTTGCAGGCATCCGGAAAGCTATTTGGAGGCGTTCGCGTAGCACCTGATGGCACCAGGTTTGTTTTCCTGCATAATACAGATCCGGAACATGCTATAAAGGAAAAGGTAACACTGGTACCCGGAAAAATAGACAAGGCATCTGCTCCGATGTATAACATTAATCAGCATGGAGAGAGGGTACTGATAAAAGATGCCGATACCGGTTCATCCGGTTCCATAACGATAGATGCTTTTACCATCGATGCGGATTTGCCGGCTCTCGGCGCCGGTATACTCGTGATACCTCCCGGGGCATCACCGGAGAAAGGACAATGGTGGCCTAAGGTGGCTGTTACAGCAGCGCGTCCGGTACTTGACCTGAAGCCAATACGTATTGCTTTTGCTAAACGAACGGAGGATCCGGCAATAACGGCCATATGGAGGCCATTGCCGGTTGCTGCCTCCTTACCGGCACTGGGTATCAGTGACTTCAGGTATAGTCTTTACAGGTCTGTATTTCAGCTCACATCGGCGGATGTGAGAAGTGAGAAATATTTATTGTTTAACATGTTCACGCGCGACGTTGTTTCTGTAACAGTGAATGGCGTGCCTGCAAAAAGACTTTTCCCTGATAAAGCAGATGCCCAGTCCTGGCCAACCAGGGATGCCGACCAACGGATAAGTGCCAACGAATTCGATAACCGTTTTGAAGTTGCCGGATTATTGAAAGAAGGAACGAATGAAATAGTAGTGGCGTATGAAAATTTGGGACATGCACATGGGTATGTACCTATGGAGGAACCCGCGGGCATAAGGGCCGGTGGATTATCGGTAACGGATACACTGTTGTCGCATCCTTTGAACTGGGATTATGCGGCGGATGTAGCCGGGGTTACGCAAAACTATTGTCAACCGGGTTTTGAAGCATCCGGCTGGGAGAAGATCGCCCTGGATACAACCGGTGAAATACCACGTAAAGGCAATCGGATACAGCCCAAAGGAATACAAACAGGTTTATTTACCTGGTATCGTATTGAGTTTTATCTCCCTGATATTTCTCCCCGCATATGGGTACCCTGGATGGCCAGGATCCATGCTTCCGGGAACGGCTATATGTGGTTGAACGGTCACAATATTGGCCGGCACTGGGAAACAGGACCGCAGCGGGAATTTTATCTCCCGGAATGCTGGTTAAATATGGGTAAGCAAAAAAAGAACGTACTTGTATTCGGACTGAGGCAGACGATCAACGGCGCGCAGCTCCATGCGGTAGAAATCAGGCCTTGTGTAGAAGACGCCGCGTTCAAACATTAA
- a CDS encoding SRPBCC domain-containing protein, translating into MAKQIEVTRIFNAPIEMVWKIWTDPELVKRWWGPKHYISPVARIDFRIGGQSLVSMKAPPEMGGQEFFSIWEYVKIVPLKTIEFIQNLADKNGNKTDPAKLGMPSDFPLDIKTVVTFKEVADNKTEMTVTEYAEFGSISNFAQIGLEQSMEKMAAIFS; encoded by the coding sequence ATGGCAAAGCAAATTGAGGTTACCAGAATATTTAATGCGCCTATTGAAATGGTTTGGAAAATTTGGACAGATCCTGAATTAGTTAAGCGATGGTGGGGACCCAAACATTATATATCACCTGTAGCGAGAATTGATTTTCGCATAGGGGGCCAATCCTTAGTAAGCATGAAGGCTCCGCCGGAAATGGGTGGTCAGGAGTTTTTTTCGATTTGGGAATATGTAAAAATTGTTCCTCTAAAAACAATTGAGTTTATTCAAAATCTGGCTGATAAAAACGGTAATAAAACCGATCCTGCAAAACTGGGTATGCCGTCAGATTTTCCCCTTGATATAAAAACTGTTGTAACCTTTAAGGAAGTCGCAGATAACAAAACAGAAATGACTGTTACAGAATATGCAGAATTTGGTTCGATAAGCAACTTCGCACAAATTGGTTTGGAACAAAGCATGGAAAAAATGGCCGCTATTTTTAGTTAA